The following coding sequences lie in one Pelecanus crispus isolate bPelCri1 chromosome 9, bPelCri1.pri, whole genome shotgun sequence genomic window:
- the DBR1 gene encoding lariat debranching enzyme, translated as MKVAVAGCCHGALDKMYETLELLERRHNVRPDLLLCCGDFQAVRNEADLRCMAVPAKYRHMQTFYRYYSGEKKAPVLTVFIGGNHEASNHLQELPYGGWVAPNIYYLGYAGVVRFRGVRIGGISGIFKSHDYRKGHFECPPYNQQTIRSAYHVRNIEVFKLKQLKSPIDIFMSHDWPRSIYHYGNKKQLLKMKSFFRQEVESNTLGSPAASELLQHLKPTYWFSAHLHVKFAAFMQHQTNSKEELPKATKFLALDKCLPHRDFLQIIDIEHDPSAGDSLEYDAEWIAVLKATNSLANVTQSSWNMPENNGLHAKWDYSATEEAIKEVLEELNHNLKIPCNFTLTAACYDPSKPQKHVEPVHTINPQTTEFCAQFGLTDINDRIQQAKEEGSVRGEYEEEEEEEMDSTGSAEEPSEYNTDNSGLSSINPDEIMLDEEGGDEDLSTCSVDPSPDHPPDFSASFSDIRIMPDSMAVSSDDAMDSTNEELEKSGASKQVEEKSLNERPLKRIGGNENGNSGIKKIKRRNQAIYAAEDEDKTE; from the exons atgAAGGTGGCGGTGGCGGGGTGCTGCCATGGCGCCCTGGACAAGATGTATGAGacgctggagctgctggagcggcgGCACAACGTGCGGCCCGACCTGCTCCTCTGCTGCGGTGACTTCCAGGCCGTGCGCAACGAGGCGGACCTGCGCTGCATGGCCGTGCCCGCCAAGTACCGCCACATGCAGACCTTCTACCG GTACTACTCCGGCGAGAAGAAGGCCCCGGTCCTCACGGTGTTCATCGGCGGAAACCATGAGGCGTCCAACCACCTGCAGGAGCTGCCCTACGGCGGGTGGGTGGCGCCCAACATCTACTACCTCG GTTACGCGGGCGTGGTGCGGTTCCGCGGCGTGAGGATCGGCGGCATCTCGGGCATCTTCAAGTCTCACGACTACCGGAAAG GCCACTTTGAGTGTCCACCATACAACCAGCAAACAATTAGAAGTGCTTACCATGTGAGGAATATCGAAGTCTTCAAACTCAAGCAG CTAAAGAGTCCAATTGATATATTTATGTCACATGACTGGCCAAGGAGCATATATCACTATGGAAACAAGAAACAGCTTCTTAAAATGAAATCCTTCTTCCGTCAAGAAGTGGAGAGCAACACATTAGGAAGCCCTGCTGCTTCAGAGCTTCTGCAGCATCTGAAACCCACCTACTGGTTCTCAGCACATCTTCATGTTAAATTTGCAGCTTTCATGCAACACCAG ACAAACTCCAAAGAAGAGCTACCAAAAGCGACAAAGTTTTTGGCTCTGGATAAATGTCTGCCACACAGAGACTTTCTGCAG ataatAGACATAGAACATGATCCTAGTGCAGGTGACTCGCTGGAGTATGACGCTGAGTGGATTGCAGTCCTCAAGGCCACCAACAGTCTTGCTAATGTGACTCAGAGCTCATGGAATATGCCTGAAAATAATGGCCTCCATGCAAA GTGGGATTACAGTGCGACAGAAGAAGCCATCAAAGAGGTATTAGAAGAGCTGAATCATAACCTCAAAATTCCTTGTAACTTCACACTGACAGCTGCTTGTTATGATCCCAGCAAGCCCCAAAAGCACGTGGAACCGGTTCATACCATCAATCCACAGACCACTGAGTTTTGTGCCCAGTTTGGCCTCACTGACATCAATGACAGGATCCAGCAAGCTAAAGAAGAGGGCTCAGTACGAGGCGAatatgaagaggaggaggaagaggagatggaCAGTACTGGGTCAGCAGAGGAACCCAGTGAATATAATACAGATAATTCTGGACTTTCATCCATTAATCCAGATGAAATAATGCTGGATGAAGAAGGTGGTGATGAAGACTTGAGTACATGTTCTGTAGATCCTTCCCCTGATCATCCTCCTGACttttctgcaagtttttctGACATCCGGATCATGCCAGATTCTATGGCAGTATCGTCTGATGATGCTATGGATTCCACTAATGAGGAACTGGAGAAATCTGGTGCGAGTAAGCAGGTGGAAGAGAAGAGCTTAAATGAGAGACCATTAAAGCGCATCGGTGGtaatgaaaatggaaacagtggcattaaaaaaattaagagaaggAATCAAGCTATCTATGCTGCAGAGGATGAAGATAAAACAGAATAA